From Streptomyces sp. HUAS MG91, the proteins below share one genomic window:
- a CDS encoding ABC transporter permease, protein MSTAVVTNAPNKAVLKAEFTLFRREAGSLIGILLFPIALLVILGSIPSFREVDPGLGGIRLVDAYVPVTVLLAMIAGGIQSMPPIITGYRERGVLRRMSTTPVRPSALLSAQMAIHGAAIVLGAALCLAVGRIAFDVALPRQLAGYLLALALSVVVALSLGALIASRARTTKISNAIGTVVFFPAMFCAGVWVPVQAMPDALAHIVELTPFGAAAQALNQAMAGDWPGWSHLLVLAVWAVGLSGAAARWFRWE, encoded by the coding sequence ATGAGTACCGCCGTCGTCACCAACGCCCCGAACAAAGCCGTCCTGAAGGCCGAGTTCACCCTCTTCCGCCGCGAGGCCGGCAGCCTGATCGGCATCCTGCTCTTCCCGATCGCCCTGCTGGTGATCCTCGGCTCGATCCCGTCGTTCCGCGAGGTCGACCCCGGGCTCGGCGGCATCCGCCTGGTCGACGCGTACGTGCCCGTCACCGTCCTGCTCGCCATGATCGCGGGCGGCATCCAGTCGATGCCGCCGATCATCACGGGCTACCGCGAGCGCGGCGTCCTGCGCCGCATGTCCACGACGCCGGTACGCCCGTCCGCGCTGCTCAGCGCGCAGATGGCCATCCACGGAGCGGCGATCGTGCTGGGCGCCGCGCTCTGCCTGGCCGTCGGCCGCATCGCCTTCGACGTGGCCCTGCCCCGGCAGCTCGCCGGATACCTGCTCGCCCTGGCCCTGTCCGTCGTCGTCGCCCTCTCCCTCGGCGCGCTGATCGCCTCCCGCGCCCGTACGACGAAGATCTCCAACGCGATCGGCACCGTCGTCTTCTTCCCGGCGATGTTCTGCGCGGGCGTGTGGGTGCCGGTGCAGGCGATGCCGGACGCGCTCGCGCACATCGTCGAGCTGACCCCGTTCGGCGCCGCCGCCCAGGCCCTGAACCAGGCCATGGCAGGGGACTGGCCCGGCTGGTCCCACCTGCTGGTGCTCGCCGTGTGGGCCGTCGGCCTGTCCGGCGCCGCCGCCCGCTGGTTCCGCTGGGAGTGA
- a CDS encoding ABC transporter ATP-binding protein, translating into MTTGTSTTATAPLIEVSGLRKAYDGRAVVDGVSFSVDEGEIFGILGPNGAGKTTTVECVEGLRTPDEGRIRVAGLDPVRDHATVTGILGAQLQESEIQPKLTVKEALELYSAIYPDPLDWRPLAERLRLTDKLGTRFAKLSGGQKQRLFIALALVGNPRIVVLDELTTGLDPRARRDTWELIEDVRERGVTVLLVTHFMEEAQRLCDRIAVIDKGRVAALDTPAGLIRQAAGATVISFTPSGPLPEGDLAKLPGLASTDHRDGRITLTGSDETVNAVITLLARHHITAHQLRVSDATLDDAFLDLTGVGQS; encoded by the coding sequence ATGACGACAGGGACCAGTACCACCGCCACGGCACCGCTCATCGAGGTGAGCGGGCTGCGCAAGGCCTACGACGGCCGGGCCGTCGTCGACGGGGTGTCCTTCTCCGTCGACGAAGGGGAGATCTTCGGAATCCTCGGACCCAACGGGGCCGGCAAGACCACCACCGTCGAGTGCGTGGAAGGACTGCGGACACCCGATGAGGGGCGGATCCGCGTCGCCGGGCTCGACCCCGTCCGCGACCACGCCACCGTCACCGGCATCCTCGGCGCCCAGCTCCAGGAGAGCGAGATCCAGCCGAAGCTCACGGTGAAGGAGGCCCTGGAGCTGTACTCGGCGATCTACCCGGACCCCCTCGACTGGCGGCCGCTCGCCGAACGGCTGCGCCTCACCGACAAGCTCGGCACCCGGTTCGCCAAGCTCAGCGGAGGCCAGAAGCAGCGGCTGTTCATCGCCCTCGCGCTCGTCGGCAACCCGCGCATCGTCGTCCTCGACGAACTGACCACCGGCCTCGACCCGCGCGCCCGCCGCGACACCTGGGAGCTCATCGAGGACGTACGGGAGCGTGGCGTCACCGTCCTCCTCGTCACCCACTTCATGGAAGAGGCCCAGCGCCTCTGCGACCGCATCGCCGTCATCGACAAGGGCCGGGTCGCCGCGCTCGACACCCCGGCCGGGCTGATCCGGCAGGCCGCGGGCGCCACCGTCATCTCCTTCACGCCGTCGGGCCCGCTGCCCGAGGGGGACCTGGCGAAACTGCCGGGCCTCGCCTCCACCGACCACCGCGACGGCCGGATCACCCTCACCGGCAGCGACGAGACCGTCAACGCCGTCATCACCCTGCTCGCCCGGCACCACATCACCGCCCACCAGCTGCGGGTCTCCGACGCCACGTTGGACGACGCGTTCCTCGACCTGACGGGAGTCGGCCAGTCATGA
- a CDS encoding sensor histidine kinase: protein MPQGSVRDRTDAAELADAVATAENPWRVVHRYGAYVLLAVGVVLLAATSDVIGMSRTDWYVAGGLSALALVLQLAWTVTEPEPMRVSAVSAAFYWTRWAIAFVVTLINPFFAFFAAVGYYDADRMLPRWQQRPAILASVVIVAGSQSGGLWPRSPLAWAVFGALIVANMAFVVITGHLQEKEQERARVQVRTIHELAETNAALQAALDENAQLHSQLLVQAREAGVADERRRLAAEIHDTIAQGLTGIIAQLQVVKNAPTLEIAREHLDRADALARHSLGEARRSVHNLSPAALADASLPEALKKTVAEWGGRTGVRAEFTLTGTAQPLHDEIEATLLRITEEALSNAARHARATRLGVTLSFMAGEVTLDVRDDGRGFDPLALPARTGTAGFGLDGMRARAERLAGDVTIESEPGSGTAISARVPLVPHDQ, encoded by the coding sequence ATGCCCCAAGGATCCGTACGCGACCGCACGGACGCCGCCGAACTCGCCGACGCCGTCGCCACCGCCGAGAACCCCTGGCGCGTCGTGCACCGCTACGGCGCGTACGTGCTGCTCGCGGTCGGGGTCGTGCTGCTGGCCGCCACCTCCGACGTGATCGGCATGAGCCGCACGGACTGGTACGTCGCGGGCGGCCTGTCCGCCCTGGCGCTCGTGCTCCAGCTGGCCTGGACCGTGACGGAGCCGGAGCCGATGCGGGTGTCGGCGGTGAGCGCCGCCTTCTACTGGACGCGCTGGGCGATCGCGTTCGTCGTCACCCTGATCAACCCGTTCTTCGCGTTCTTCGCCGCGGTCGGCTACTACGACGCCGACCGGATGCTGCCGCGCTGGCAGCAGCGGCCCGCCATCCTCGCCTCGGTCGTCATCGTGGCGGGCTCCCAGTCCGGCGGGCTGTGGCCGCGCAGCCCGCTCGCCTGGGCCGTGTTCGGCGCGCTCATCGTCGCCAACATGGCGTTCGTCGTCATCACCGGGCACCTCCAGGAGAAGGAGCAGGAGCGCGCCCGCGTCCAGGTCCGCACGATCCACGAGCTGGCGGAGACCAACGCGGCCCTCCAGGCGGCCCTCGACGAGAACGCCCAGCTGCACTCCCAGCTCCTCGTCCAGGCGCGGGAGGCGGGCGTCGCCGACGAGCGGCGCCGGCTGGCCGCCGAGATCCACGACACCATCGCGCAGGGCCTGACCGGCATCATCGCCCAGCTCCAGGTCGTCAAGAACGCCCCCACCCTGGAGATCGCCCGCGAGCACCTGGACCGCGCCGACGCCCTCGCCCGGCACAGCCTCGGCGAGGCCCGCCGCTCCGTGCACAACCTCTCACCCGCCGCCCTCGCCGACGCCAGCCTGCCCGAGGCCCTGAAGAAGACGGTCGCCGAGTGGGGCGGACGCACCGGCGTACGCGCCGAGTTCACCCTCACCGGCACCGCCCAGCCGCTCCACGACGAGATCGAGGCGACCCTGCTCCGGATCACCGAGGAGGCCCTGTCCAACGCCGCCCGGCACGCCCGCGCCACCCGCCTCGGCGTCACCCTCTCCTTCATGGCGGGCGAGGTCACCCTCGACGTGCGCGACGACGGCCGCGGCTTCGACCCGCTCGCCCTGCCCGCCAGGACCGGCACCGCGGGCTTCGGCCTCGACGGGATGCGGGCCCGCGCCGAACGCCTCGCCGGTGACGTCACGATCGAGTCCGAGCCGGGAAGCGGCACGGCGATCTCCGCTCGCGTACCTTTGGTGCCCCATGACCAGTGA